A stretch of the Malus sylvestris chromosome 10, drMalSylv7.2, whole genome shotgun sequence genome encodes the following:
- the LOC126584567 gene encoding uncharacterized protein LOC126584567 — translation MPPYPIQSPVPRVVTPSGYSGVPRGGTDHYQSYGRPCAPTNPYGSTVSGAYPGSAATSFTGNAHRHLGSAGDPRGLYHMELQLLVLSIDIFFPLTLNIMEPINLLRRGTTTDCYTDSTVIILTP, via the exons CCATATCCTATTCAGTCGCCTGTACCTAGGGTTGTTACGCCTTCTGGTTACAGTGGTGTTCCTAGGGGAGGTACAGATCATTACCAGAGTTATGGACGACCCTGTGCTCCCACTAACCCCTACGGTAGTACTGTGAGTGGAGCTTATCCGGGTAGTGCGGCGACTTCATTCACAGGCAATGCTCACAGACATCTTGGCAGTGCTGGAGATCCCAGAG GCTTATACCATATGGAACTCCAGCTCCTGGTCCTCAGTATTGACATCTTCTTCCCGTTAACACTCAATATCATGGAGCCTATAAACCTCCTGCGCCGGGGTACTACTACTGACTGCTATACAGATTCGACGGTCATCATTTTGACGCCGTAG